Proteins found in one Flavobacterium channae genomic segment:
- a CDS encoding HipA family kinase, whose protein sequence is MNLDLRTVSVIRYITPLREGGSLPALAEADDDFKYVIKFRGAGHGVKALIAEYLGGQIASYLGLQVPELVYVTLDEAFGRTEADEEIQDLLKFSEGLNLGLHYLSGALTFDAAVNDCDALLASKIVWLDAFITNVDRTFKNTNLLIWKKELWLIDHGASFYFHHSWNNWETTAITPFALIKDHVLLPKASKLEEAHAEFSSKLNPSILKEIVNRIPNEWLQWEETDLSPDEIKLVYLKFLSIRLENASTFLKQAQDARKTLI, encoded by the coding sequence ATGAATTTGGATTTACGAACAGTAAGCGTCATTCGATACATTACGCCACTACGCGAAGGTGGTTCGCTTCCTGCGTTGGCCGAAGCTGATGACGATTTTAAATATGTAATTAAATTTAGAGGTGCCGGTCACGGTGTTAAAGCATTAATTGCTGAATATTTAGGAGGTCAAATTGCGAGCTATTTAGGTTTGCAGGTTCCTGAATTGGTTTATGTTACTTTAGACGAAGCGTTTGGAAGAACTGAAGCCGATGAAGAAATTCAAGATTTATTGAAGTTTAGCGAAGGGTTAAATTTAGGACTTCATTATTTATCTGGTGCGTTGACTTTTGATGCAGCCGTAAATGATTGCGATGCGCTTTTGGCTTCAAAAATTGTTTGGCTCGATGCTTTTATTACCAATGTTGACCGAACTTTCAAAAACACCAACTTATTGATTTGGAAAAAAGAATTGTGGTTAATTGATCATGGTGCTTCTTTCTATTTTCATCATTCTTGGAACAATTGGGAAACGACAGCCATTACTCCATTTGCATTAATTAAAGATCATGTTTTGTTACCTAAAGCAAGTAAACTTGAAGAAGCGCATGCCGAATTTAGTTCAAAATTGAATCCTTCAATTTTAAAAGAAATTGTAAATAGAATTCCAAATGAATGGCTACAATGGGAAGAAACCGATTTATCGCCAGACGAAATCAAATTGGTTTACTTAAAATTTTTATCAATACGATTAGAAAATGCTTCAACTTTTTTAAAACAAGCTCAAGATGCACGAAAAACACTTATATGA
- a CDS encoding (4Fe-4S)-binding protein, which translates to MDPKNIKKEYTNGEVTIVWQSGKCSHSANCVKNNPDVFKPKEQPWITPENSTTEKIIETVKKCPSGALTYYLNKND; encoded by the coding sequence ATGGATCCAAAAAACATTAAAAAAGAATATACAAATGGTGAAGTAACCATTGTATGGCAATCTGGAAAATGTAGTCATTCAGCAAATTGCGTTAAAAATAATCCTGATGTTTTTAAACCAAAAGAACAACCTTGGATTACACCAGAAAACTCAACTACTGAAAAAATTATCGAAACTGTAAAAAAATGCCCTTCAGGTGCATTAACCTATTATCTAAATAAAAATGACTAA
- a CDS encoding YceI family protein, with protein sequence MATTKWTIDPTHSEIGFKVKHMMFTNVSGKFDNYEASIETNEDDFTTGNFAFSADISSIDTRNEDRNNHLKSADFFDADNFPKLSFTSTSFVPNGDNYELTGDLTIKDVTKQVKLPVEFSGLMQDPWGNTKAGLNIEGKINRKDWGLNWNSALETGGVLVGEEVKLIIDLQLVKS encoded by the coding sequence ATGGCAACTACAAAATGGACAATTGATCCAACACATTCAGAAATTGGTTTTAAAGTTAAACACATGATGTTTACAAATGTTTCAGGAAAATTTGATAATTACGAAGCTTCTATCGAAACAAACGAGGATGATTTTACAACTGGTAATTTTGCTTTCAGCGCAGATATTAGTTCAATAGACACAAGAAATGAAGACAGAAACAATCACTTAAAAAGTGCTGACTTTTTTGATGCTGATAATTTTCCAAAATTAAGCTTTACATCTACCTCTTTTGTCCCAAATGGAGATAACTATGAATTAACTGGTGATTTAACTATTAAAGATGTAACAAAACAAGTTAAACTTCCTGTTGAATTTAGCGGATTAATGCAAGATCCATGGGGAAATACAAAAGCTGGTTTAAACATTGAAGGAAAAATAAACAGAAAAGATTGGGGTTTAAACTGGAATTCAGCTTTAGAAACTGGTGGTGTTTTAGTAGGTGAAGAAGTGAAACTTATTATCGATTTACAGTTGGTTAAATCTTAA
- the fabD gene encoding ACP S-malonyltransferase, with protein sequence MKAYVFPGQGAQFTGMGKDLYENSPLAKELFEKANDILGFRITDIMFEGTAEELKETKVTQPAVFLHSVILAKTLENFKPEMVAGHSLGEFSALVANGALSFEDGLKLVSQRATAMQKACEITPSTMAAVLNLDDKIVEDICASIDGVVVAANYNCPGQLVISGEYKAVETACEKMKEAGAKRALILPVGGAFHSPMMEPAREELAAAIETTNFSTPSCPVYQNVTASAVSDPAEIKKNLIAQLTGAVRWTQSVNQMIADGATSFTEVGPGKVLVGLVNKINKEVETISA encoded by the coding sequence ATGAAAGCATACGTATTTCCTGGTCAAGGAGCTCAATTTACTGGAATGGGTAAAGACCTTTACGAAAACTCACCATTAGCAAAAGAATTATTTGAAAAAGCAAACGATATTCTAGGTTTTAGAATTACAGATATTATGTTTGAAGGAACAGCCGAAGAATTAAAAGAAACGAAAGTTACACAGCCTGCTGTGTTTTTACATTCGGTTATTTTAGCTAAAACATTAGAAAATTTTAAACCAGAAATGGTTGCTGGTCACTCGTTAGGTGAATTTTCTGCTTTAGTAGCTAATGGTGCTTTATCGTTTGAAGACGGATTAAAATTAGTTTCTCAAAGAGCTACAGCAATGCAAAAAGCTTGCGAAATTACACCTTCTACTATGGCGGCTGTTTTAAACTTAGATGACAAAATTGTTGAAGATATTTGTGCTTCAATTGATGGTGTTGTAGTTGCAGCCAATTACAACTGTCCAGGTCAATTAGTAATTTCTGGCGAATACAAAGCAGTTGAAACGGCTTGTGAAAAAATGAAAGAAGCAGGTGCAAAGCGTGCTTTAATTTTACCTGTTGGTGGTGCTTTCCACTCGCCTATGATGGAACCAGCTCGTGAAGAATTAGCTGCTGCTATCGAAACAACAAATTTTTCAACTCCAAGTTGCCCAGTATATCAAAACGTAACAGCAAGTGCGGTTAGCGATCCTGCTGAAATTAAGAAAAACTTAATTGCGCAATTAACAGGTGCAGTTAGATGGACACAATCGGTTAACCAAATGATTGCTGACGGAGCAACTAGTTTTACGGAAGTTGGGCCAGGAAAAGTATTAGTTGGATTGGTAAACAAAATCAACAAAGAAGTAGAAACGATTTCGGCTTAG
- a CDS encoding NADPH-dependent FMN reductase, giving the protein MTKKIIAFGASSSKNSINKQLATYAANQFQNVSIEILDLNDYEMPIFSVDKEKENGIHPLAQEFYEKLGTADLILISFAEHNGNYSTAFKNILDWTSRINSKTFQEKPMLLLATSPGARGGSSVLDIASKRFPFQGGIVKGSFSLPSFYENFDVVNGIIHPEYKNQLLNIIKSIEL; this is encoded by the coding sequence ATGACTAAAAAAATAATCGCATTCGGCGCTTCATCAAGTAAAAACTCTATTAATAAACAACTAGCAACTTATGCTGCTAATCAGTTTCAAAATGTTTCAATTGAAATTTTAGATTTAAACGATTACGAAATGCCCATCTTTTCAGTTGATAAAGAAAAAGAAAATGGCATTCATCCATTGGCACAAGAATTTTATGAAAAACTTGGAACTGCTGATTTAATTCTTATTTCTTTTGCCGAACACAATGGAAATTATTCAACTGCATTTAAAAATATTTTAGATTGGACTTCACGTATTAATTCCAAAACCTTTCAAGAAAAACCAATGTTATTATTAGCAACATCACCAGGTGCTCGTGGCGGAAGTTCTGTTTTAGATATTGCTTCAAAACGTTTCCCTTTTCAAGGAGGAATTGTAAAAGGTAGTTTTTCATTACCAAGCTTTTATGAAAACTTTGATGTTGTAAACGGAATTATTCATCCTGAATATAAAAATCAATTGTTAAACATCATAAAATCAATAGAATTATAA
- a CDS encoding Crp/Fnr family transcriptional regulator: MQSILENIAKHVALTPEEQELLLSKTITQHYKAKTVILNAGEICKYSYFVNSGLLRSFSINDNITEHVLQFACEGWWIGDMYSLLTQKPGNLFIEVIEDAEVVLLPKENQDELYHLIPKLERFFRILIENSLVAHQERLMDNLSLTAEERFEKFCSKYPTLIQRVPQKQIASYIGVTPEFFSKMKAKMLRK; the protein is encoded by the coding sequence ATGCAATCCATTCTTGAAAATATCGCCAAACATGTTGCTCTTACACCAGAAGAGCAAGAATTGTTACTATCTAAAACCATTACACAACATTACAAAGCAAAAACAGTTATTCTTAATGCTGGAGAAATTTGCAAGTATTCGTATTTTGTAAATTCTGGATTATTAAGAAGTTTTTCTATTAATGATAATATTACCGAACATGTACTTCAGTTTGCTTGCGAAGGTTGGTGGATTGGCGACATGTATAGTTTACTAACTCAAAAACCGGGCAACCTATTTATAGAAGTTATCGAAGATGCCGAAGTTGTTTTACTGCCAAAAGAAAATCAAGACGAATTGTATCATTTAATTCCAAAATTAGAACGCTTTTTCAGAATACTTATCGAAAATTCATTAGTAGCACATCAAGAGCGATTAATGGATAATTTAAGTTTAACAGCGGAAGAACGTTTTGAAAAATTTTGTTCTAAATACCCAACGCTTATCCAACGAGTTCCTCAAAAACAAATAGCTTCTTACATTGGAGTTACTCCAGAATTTTTCAGTAAAATGAAAGCAAAAATGTTGCGTAAATAA
- a CDS encoding GNAT family N-acetyltransferase translates to MNEVQLRIDDNKGAFYIEVNEKQEAMMTFVFAGEDKIIIDHTEVNPGNEGKGFGKKMVTKAVEFAREKEIKILPLCPFAKSVFDKTPEFKDVL, encoded by the coding sequence ATGAACGAAGTACAACTAAGAATAGACGATAATAAAGGCGCTTTCTATATTGAAGTTAACGAAAAACAAGAAGCAATGATGACCTTTGTTTTTGCTGGTGAAGACAAGATTATCATCGACCACACTGAAGTTAATCCCGGAAATGAAGGAAAAGGCTTTGGTAAAAAAATGGTAACTAAAGCGGTGGAATTTGCCAGAGAAAAAGAAATTAAAATATTGCCGTTGTGTCCTTTTGCAAAAAGTGTTTTTGATAAAACACCAGAATTTAAAGACGTTCTTTAA
- a CDS encoding DUF3037 domain-containing protein, translated as MHEKHLYDYAVIRVVPRVEREEFINIGLMLFCKRQKYLHIQYQIPKEKITLFCPEFDVEQLEINLAAFTKICSGKKEGGPIAEFELAERFRWLTAIKSSSIQTSRPHSGFSTDLDKTFDELYKELVL; from the coding sequence ATGCACGAAAAACACTTATATGATTACGCTGTCATTCGTGTAGTACCAAGAGTAGAACGCGAAGAATTTATAAACATTGGTTTGATGTTGTTTTGCAAACGTCAAAAATATTTGCACATTCAATACCAAATTCCAAAGGAAAAAATAACGCTATTTTGTCCAGAATTTGATGTGGAACAATTAGAAATAAACTTGGCTGCCTTCACCAAAATTTGTTCGGGCAAAAAAGAGGGCGGTCCAATTGCTGAATTTGAATTAGCCGAACGTTTTAGATGGTTAACGGCTATAAAAAGTTCTAGCATTCAAACCTCAAGACCTCATTCTGGATTTAGCACAGACTTAGATAAAACCTTTGATGAATTATACAAAGAACTAGTTTTATAA
- a CDS encoding pirin family protein — MKNSVLHKANTRGNANHGWLNAYHSFSFANWYNPERVQFGMLRVLNDDTIAAGMGFGTHPHDNMEIITIPLEGDLAHKDSMGNGTTIKSGDIQVMSAGTGIQHSEFNPNHDQQTKLFQIWLFPKFRNVTPRYQQITLDKSLEKNDFAQILSPNADDAGVWIHQDAWFYMSDFDANFSKKLGLKKEGNGFYIMNIEGEIEVNGEKLEKRDAIGIWETPEIEIKANTDAKFLVMEIPMEQ, encoded by the coding sequence ATGAAAAATTCGGTTTTACATAAAGCAAATACAAGAGGAAATGCAAATCATGGTTGGTTAAACGCTTACCACAGTTTTAGTTTTGCAAATTGGTACAATCCAGAAAGAGTGCAGTTTGGAATGTTGCGCGTTTTAAACGACGATACCATTGCTGCTGGAATGGGCTTTGGAACACATCCTCACGATAATATGGAAATTATTACCATTCCTTTGGAAGGCGATTTAGCTCACAAAGACAGTATGGGAAATGGTACAACTATCAAAAGTGGTGACATTCAAGTAATGAGTGCTGGAACAGGAATTCAACATAGCGAATTCAATCCAAATCATGACCAACAAACAAAATTGTTTCAAATTTGGTTATTCCCAAAATTTAGAAATGTTACACCTAGATACCAACAAATTACATTAGACAAATCGTTAGAGAAAAACGATTTTGCTCAAATTTTATCTCCAAATGCAGATGATGCTGGTGTTTGGATTCATCAAGATGCTTGGTTTTATATGAGTGATTTTGATGCTAATTTTTCTAAAAAATTAGGATTAAAAAAAGAAGGAAATGGTTTCTACATTATGAACATTGAAGGTGAAATCGAAGTAAATGGAGAAAAACTAGAAAAAAGAGATGCAATTGGAATTTGGGAAACTCCAGAAATTGAAATTAAAGCAAACACCGATGCGAAATTTTTAGTAATGGAAATTCCTATGGAACAATAA